Proteins encoded within one genomic window of Herpetosiphonaceae bacterium:
- the pruA gene encoding L-glutamate gamma-semialdehyde dehydrogenase — translation MLTPFRNEPFTDFSASVNVQAMQAALSRVKEQLGQTYPLIIGGEAISTDDTSTSINPGRPQEVIGRFAKATVDHADQAVEAAARAFESWRFVPPAERAGYLFKAAAVMRRRKFELCAWLTYEVSKSWAEADADVAEAIDFCDYYGRQMLRLGGPQEVVDFPGESNELRYIPLGVGVVIPPWNFALAIMVGMTSAAIVAGNAVVLKPASASPTIAAQFVKIMNEECGLPPGVLNFVPGPGGSMGDALVDHPKTRFIAFTGSKEVGLRIVERASVRQPGQNWLKRTIMEMGGKDAVVVDETADLDLAAEAITLSAFGFQGQKCSAASRAIVVESVYDEVLQKVIERARKLTVGDPVEQGTYMGAVIDKNAFTKIKEYIEIAKHEGRIVLGGETGDGSEGYFIPPTIVADVPQTGRLACEEIFGPVLAFIKARDFDHAEEIFNGTEYGLTGGLISRSRERIERAKQTFHVGNLYLNRKITGALVGVQPFGGFNMSGTDSKAGGPDYLLLFTQAKSITERF, via the coding sequence ATGCTCACCCCATTCAGGAACGAGCCGTTCACCGACTTTAGCGCGTCGGTCAATGTGCAGGCGATGCAGGCAGCGCTCAGCCGGGTCAAAGAGCAGCTTGGGCAGACCTATCCGCTGATCATCGGCGGCGAGGCGATCTCCACCGACGATACCTCGACCTCGATCAACCCCGGTCGGCCCCAGGAAGTGATCGGACGCTTCGCCAAAGCGACGGTCGATCATGCCGATCAGGCGGTCGAGGCGGCGGCGCGGGCGTTCGAGAGCTGGCGCTTCGTGCCGCCTGCCGAGCGCGCGGGCTACCTGTTCAAGGCCGCCGCCGTCATGCGCCGCCGCAAGTTCGAGCTCTGCGCCTGGCTGACCTACGAGGTGTCGAAGAGCTGGGCCGAGGCCGATGCGGACGTGGCCGAGGCGATCGACTTCTGCGATTACTACGGACGCCAGATGCTCAGGCTCGGCGGGCCGCAAGAGGTGGTCGATTTCCCAGGCGAGAGCAACGAGCTGCGCTATATCCCGCTGGGCGTCGGCGTGGTGATCCCGCCGTGGAACTTCGCGCTGGCGATCATGGTCGGCATGACCAGCGCCGCGATCGTAGCGGGCAACGCCGTGGTGCTGAAACCGGCCTCGGCCTCGCCGACGATCGCCGCGCAGTTCGTCAAGATCATGAACGAAGAGTGCGGGCTGCCGCCGGGCGTGCTCAACTTCGTGCCGGGTCCGGGCGGCAGCATGGGCGATGCGCTGGTCGATCATCCCAAGACGCGCTTTATCGCATTCACCGGCTCGAAGGAAGTCGGGCTACGGATCGTCGAGCGCGCATCGGTGCGGCAGCCGGGCCAGAACTGGCTCAAGCGCACGATTATGGAGATGGGCGGCAAAGATGCGGTGGTCGTGGACGAGACAGCCGATCTGGATCTGGCCGCCGAGGCGATCACCCTCTCGGCGTTCGGCTTCCAGGGCCAGAAGTGCTCGGCGGCCTCGCGGGCGATCGTCGTCGAGAGCGTCTATGACGAGGTGCTCCAGAAGGTGATCGAGCGAGCGCGGAAGCTGACCGTCGGTGATCCCGTTGAGCAGGGCACCTACATGGGCGCGGTGATCGACAAGAACGCCTTCACCAAGATCAAAGAGTACATCGAGATCGCTAAGCACGAAGGGCGGATCGTGCTGGGCGGCGAAACCGGCGACGGCTCGGAGGGCTACTTCATCCCGCCGACGATCGTGGCCGACGTGCCGCAGACCGGGCGGCTGGCCTGCGAAGAGATCTTCGGGCCGGTGCTGGCCTTCATCAAGGCGCGCGACTTCGATCATGCCGAGGAGATCTTCAACGGCACCGAGTACGGCCTGACGGGCGGGCTGATCTCGCGCTCGCGGGAGCGGATCGAGCGGGCAAAGCAGACGTTCCACGTCGGCAACCTGTATCTCAACCGCAAGATCACGGGCGCGCTGGTCGGCGTGCAGCCCTTCGGCGGCTTCAACATGAGCGGCACCGACTCCAAGGCCGGTGGTCCCGATTACCTGCTGCTCTTCACGCAGGCCAAATCGATCACCGAGCGGTTCTAA
- a CDS encoding bifunctional oligoribonuclease/PAP phosphatase NrnA, with the protein MLYTNAEMAAPAIAECLRDKHHILLITHVNPDGDAVGSLLGLGLYWEQIGYQVTMLAPTPLPNYARRLKNVERIQVYSETPILPPTVDLIALVDTGDVQRIARVYQEQAAYVNARPLIIIDHHATNTGEGSINLVDPTRSSNCELIYELLRAWDARITPDIATALLMGITTDTQSFKTSNTTPSALRAAADLIELQANRAVIMRDVYSNIPFETAKLLSLSLAALKREGPIAWTYVSQAMQHQTGANDDATDEVTDYISNLGGMKATVLFKERRDGLIKISLRSVPGVDVSAVAQQFGGGGHRQAAGATLDGPLEDAERRVLAALHAAIGGARDKAS; encoded by the coding sequence ATGCTGTATACAAATGCTGAGATGGCCGCACCGGCCATTGCAGAGTGCCTGCGCGATAAACACCATATTCTACTGATCACCCACGTCAACCCCGACGGCGACGCGGTCGGGTCGCTGCTGGGGCTGGGGCTGTACTGGGAGCAGATCGGCTATCAGGTGACGATGCTTGCACCCACGCCGCTGCCGAACTACGCGCGGCGGCTGAAAAACGTTGAGCGGATACAGGTGTACAGCGAAACGCCGATCTTGCCGCCGACGGTCGATCTGATCGCGCTGGTAGACACCGGCGATGTCCAGCGCATCGCGCGGGTCTATCAGGAGCAGGCCGCGTATGTCAACGCCCGACCGCTGATCATCATCGATCATCATGCGACCAACACGGGCGAGGGCAGCATCAATCTGGTCGATCCGACGCGCTCCTCCAACTGCGAGCTGATCTACGAGCTGCTGCGCGCATGGGACGCGCGGATCACGCCCGATATTGCGACGGCGCTGCTGATGGGCATCACCACCGACACGCAGAGCTTCAAAACCTCCAATACCACGCCCTCGGCCCTACGCGCCGCCGCCGACCTGATCGAGCTACAGGCCAACCGCGCGGTGATTATGCGCGATGTCTACTCCAACATTCCCTTCGAGACGGCCAAGCTGCTGAGTCTGTCGCTGGCGGCGCTGAAGCGCGAGGGGCCGATCGCCTGGACGTATGTCTCGCAGGCGATGCAGCATCAGACCGGCGCGAACGACGACGCGACCGACGAAGTGACCGATTACATCTCGAATCTCGGCGGCATGAAAGCGACCGTGCTCTTCAAAGAGCGGCGCGACGGCCTGATCAAAATTTCGCTGCGCTCGGTGCCGGGCGTCGACGTGTCGGCGGTGGCGCAGCAGTTTGGCGGCGGCGGCCACCGCCAGGCGGCGGGCGCGACACTCGACGGCCCGTTGGAGGACGCCGAGCGGCGGGTTCTGGCGGCGCTCCACGCGGCGATCGGCGGCGCGCGCGACAAAGCGAGCTAA
- the rbfA gene encoding 30S ribosome-binding factor RbfA yields MSKRTEQVGDEIQRILGEVIQTELKDPRVGFVTVTGVTMTPDLLRANVRLSVMGDDAERKATMQALERARGFLRRRVGDELKLRQTPELRLHLDTSLDHALRIGELLHQIDEERKVNPPKLDEDESE; encoded by the coding sequence ATGTCAAAACGAACTGAACAAGTTGGCGATGAGATCCAGCGTATTCTGGGCGAAGTGATCCAGACCGAACTCAAAGATCCGCGCGTGGGCTTTGTCACCGTGACCGGCGTCACTATGACGCCCGATCTGCTGCGGGCGAACGTGCGCCTTTCGGTGATGGGCGACGACGCCGAGCGCAAGGCGACGATGCAAGCGCTGGAGCGGGCCAGGGGCTTCCTGCGGCGGCGCGTCGGCGATGAGCTGAAGCTGCGGCAGACGCCGGAGCTGCGGCTGCACCTGGATACGTCGCTCGACCACGCGCTGCGGATTGGCGAACTGCTGCACCAGATCGACGAGGAGCGCAAGGTCAATCCGCCCAAGCTGGACGAAGACGAATCCGAATAG
- the infB gene encoding translation initiation factor IF-2 has translation MSIPLKRPDAAVGDESTARSEQGPNKQGGQRPQGSGQRPSQQRPHGGGGQQQGGSGQRQSSSGQRPQGGGGGRPYQGGGGRPQGGGGGGGGRPQGGGGGGRGPQQGGGRPQGGGGGGRPQGGGGGGRGPQQGGGRPQGGGGRPQGGGRYGNQGGGRGPQGRSGPAVAPVARGPVRPRGPVELPPTMTIRELSEALGVGASDIMKELLKNGIMANINQQIDYETAALMAAEFSIETTELVPEKQAGIFESIEEVLAAEEPADLRPRPPVVTIMGHVDHGKTKLLDAIRSTRVAEGEAGGITQHIGAYQVEVHGRKISFLDTPGHEAFTAMRARGAQVTDIVVLVVAADDGVMPQTLEAIAHVKAAKVPMIVAINKIDSAGANPDRVRQELASADVLVEQWGGEVPSVEVSAKMKKNIDGLLEIILLVADIEEFKANPEKPGAGTIIEAELDKNRGPVATVLVQNGTLRPDDIVLVGATYGKIRAMFNDSGKRLRHAEPSTPVEILGLTDVPQAGDVLQVVPDLAIAREVGAQRQRQRQAEQMGSQAKAVSLDDLYSRIQAGQVKDLNILLKADVSGSIGAIEHSLKQINAKHTEVQLRVIHTGTGAISESDVNLATASNALIIGFNVRPDPAARRLADQNGIEIRFYNIIYQLLENLEQALVGMLAPEEREVINGFAEVRNTFRLPSRESVAGLYVTDGKINRNDLVRLLRNGVVIHDGRLSSLKRFKDDVRDVQSGYECGAIIDGFHDVQTGDTMEFYRKEKVERTA, from the coding sequence ATGAGTATTCCGCTGAAACGACCAGATGCTGCTGTAGGAGACGAGTCCACTGCTCGCAGTGAGCAGGGGCCAAACAAACAAGGTGGACAACGTCCACAGGGCTCTGGTCAGCGACCATCTCAGCAACGCCCGCATGGAGGCGGCGGACAGCAACAAGGTGGCTCAGGTCAGCGCCAAAGCAGCTCAGGTCAGCGACCACAGGGCGGTGGCGGCGGTCGTCCGTATCAGGGCGGCGGCGGTCGGCCCCAGGGCGGTGGTGGCGGTGGCGGTGGGCGGCCCCAGGGCGGTGGTGGCGGCGGTCGCGGCCCGCAGCAGGGCGGCGGTCGGCCCCAGGGTGGCGGCGGCGGCGGTCGGCCCCAGGGCGGTGGCGGCGGCGGTCGCGGCCCGCAGCAGGGCGGCGGTCGGCCTCAGGGTGGCGGCGGTCGGCCCCAGGGCGGTGGGCGCTACGGCAACCAGGGTGGTGGGCGCGGGCCACAGGGCCGCAGCGGACCAGCCGTTGCACCGGTTGCTCGCGGCCCGGTTCGTCCACGCGGCCCGGTTGAGCTGCCGCCGACGATGACGATCCGCGAGCTGAGCGAGGCGCTCGGCGTCGGCGCGTCGGACATCATGAAAGAGCTGCTCAAAAACGGCATCATGGCGAACATCAACCAGCAGATCGACTACGAAACCGCCGCGCTGATGGCCGCAGAGTTCAGCATCGAGACGACCGAGCTGGTGCCGGAGAAACAGGCTGGCATCTTCGAGTCGATCGAGGAGGTGCTGGCCGCTGAAGAGCCCGCCGATCTCCGCCCGCGTCCGCCGGTCGTGACGATCATGGGGCATGTAGACCACGGCAAGACCAAGCTGCTCGACGCGATCCGCTCGACGCGGGTGGCCGAAGGCGAGGCTGGCGGCATTACCCAGCATATCGGCGCGTATCAGGTCGAGGTCCACGGTCGCAAGATCTCGTTCCTCGACACGCCCGGACACGAGGCGTTCACCGCGATGCGCGCGCGCGGCGCGCAGGTCACGGACATTGTCGTGCTGGTGGTAGCCGCCGACGACGGCGTGATGCCGCAGACGCTTGAGGCAATCGCCCACGTCAAAGCGGCGAAAGTGCCGATGATCGTCGCGATCAACAAGATCGACTCGGCGGGCGCGAATCCCGACCGGGTGCGCCAGGAGCTAGCCAGCGCCGACGTGCTGGTCGAGCAGTGGGGCGGCGAGGTGCCCAGCGTCGAGGTTTCGGCCAAGATGAAGAAGAACATCGACGGCCTGCTGGAGATCATCCTGCTGGTCGCGGACATCGAGGAGTTCAAGGCCAATCCTGAGAAGCCCGGAGCGGGCACGATCATCGAGGCCGAGCTTGACAAGAATCGCGGCCCGGTGGCGACGGTGCTGGTGCAGAACGGCACGCTCCGCCCCGACGACATCGTGCTGGTCGGCGCGACCTACGGCAAGATCCGCGCGATGTTCAACGACTCGGGCAAGCGGCTGCGTCACGCCGAGCCTTCGACGCCGGTCGAGATCCTGGGCCTGACCGACGTGCCGCAGGCGGGCGATGTCTTGCAGGTGGTGCCGGACCTGGCGATTGCGCGTGAGGTGGGGGCGCAGCGGCAGCGCCAGCGGCAAGCCGAGCAGATGGGCAGCCAGGCCAAGGCGGTCAGCCTCGACGATCTGTACTCCCGAATCCAGGCCGGTCAGGTCAAAGACCTGAACATCCTGCTGAAGGCCGACGTGAGCGGCTCGATCGGTGCGATCGAGCACTCGCTGAAGCAGATCAACGCCAAGCACACCGAGGTGCAGCTTCGGGTGATCCACACCGGCACGGGCGCGATCTCGGAGTCGGACGTGAACCTGGCGACGGCCTCGAACGCGCTGATCATCGGCTTCAACGTGCGGCCCGACCCGGCGGCGCGGCGGCTGGCGGATCAGAACGGCATTGAGATCCGGTTCTACAACATCATCTACCAGCTGCTGGAGAACCTGGAGCAGGCGCTCGTCGGTATGCTCGCGCCCGAAGAGCGGGAAGTGATCAATGGCTTCGCCGAGGTGCGCAACACCTTCCGGCTGCCGAGCCGCGAGAGCGTGGCGGGGCTGTACGTCACCGACGGCAAGATCAACCGCAACGATCTGGTGCGCCTGCTGCGCAACGGCGTGGTGATCCACGACGGTCGGCTCTCGTCGCTCAAGCGCTTCAAGGACGACGTGCGCGATGTCCAGAGCGGCTACGAGTGCGGCGCGATCATCGACGGCTTCCACGACGTGCAGACCGGCGACACGATGGAGTTCTATCGCAAGGAAAAGGTCGAGCGAACGGCGTAG
- a CDS encoding M4 family metallopeptidase: MRRNYWSRFLTLAGGLALVCSLQPFGAKAESKGDLIRAYHENQGQARPAWVTEALERSKAYLRQQGNAHGLRDADTELALRSAIQDDLNQTHVRLDQTHNGVPVFGGQLVAQLDSSGVMSVGGRLYERARIDTRAALNPSQAIKAAVDALGYQGEFAHRPEAKLVVLPNQDGTAGATLTYSVRLEVEDGTDRTGHYQYFIDANTGSVVWSYNDIDYVTATGSGRSLYSGTVSINTDYTNSTYYLRDLTRGSMLTYTMRNGTSSGYYLTDADNVWGNFANSDEDTAGVDAHFGAAKTWDYFYNVHGRRGINGNGYTMNSRVHYGSNYNNAFWNGSLMTYGDGDGVRFIPLVSIDVVGHEITHGLTDFTADLIYSNESGAANESFSDIFGTAIEYYVGSVGGRSPDYLIGEDVYTPGTSGDALRNMENPAAEGDPDHYSKRYTGTGDNGGVHINSGIQNQAFYLLAQGGTNRTSGIAVTGIGRAAAEKIFYRALTVKLFPSATFRDVRAKTLESAAELYGASSTQYNATARAWTAVGVN, from the coding sequence ATGCGACGAAATTATTGGAGTCGGTTTCTCACGCTGGCCGGCGGTCTTGCCCTCGTTTGCAGCTTGCAGCCCTTCGGCGCGAAGGCAGAGTCCAAAGGCGATCTGATTCGCGCCTATCATGAAAATCAGGGCCAGGCTCGTCCCGCCTGGGTGACAGAGGCGCTCGAACGCAGCAAAGCGTACCTCCGACAGCAGGGCAACGCGCACGGCCTACGCGACGCCGACACTGAGCTGGCGCTGCGCAGCGCAATTCAGGACGATCTCAACCAGACGCATGTGCGCCTGGATCAGACCCATAACGGCGTGCCGGTCTTCGGCGGGCAGCTCGTGGCGCAGCTCGATAGCAGCGGCGTGATGAGCGTCGGCGGGCGGCTCTATGAGCGCGCGCGCATCGACACCAGGGCCGCGCTGAATCCGAGCCAGGCGATCAAGGCCGCCGTGGACGCGCTCGGCTACCAGGGCGAGTTCGCTCACAGGCCCGAGGCCAAGCTGGTGGTGCTGCCCAACCAGGACGGCACGGCAGGCGCGACGCTCACCTACTCGGTGCGGCTGGAGGTCGAAGACGGCACCGATCGGACAGGCCACTATCAGTACTTCATCGACGCCAACACAGGCAGCGTAGTCTGGTCCTATAACGACATCGACTATGTGACCGCGACCGGCTCCGGCAGGAGTCTCTACAGCGGCACCGTGTCGATCAACACCGACTACACCAACAGCACCTACTACCTGCGCGATCTGACTCGTGGATCGATGCTGACCTACACCATGCGCAACGGCACATCGTCGGGCTACTACCTGACCGACGCCGATAACGTCTGGGGCAACTTCGCCAACAGCGACGAGGATACCGCTGGCGTGGATGCGCACTTTGGCGCGGCCAAGACCTGGGATTACTTCTACAACGTTCATGGTCGGCGCGGCATCAACGGCAACGGCTACACCATGAATAGCCGCGTCCACTACGGCAGCAACTACAACAACGCCTTCTGGAACGGCTCGCTGATGACCTACGGCGACGGCGACGGCGTCAGGTTCATCCCGCTGGTTTCGATCGACGTGGTCGGCCACGAGATCACCCACGGCCTGACCGACTTCACGGCTGACCTGATCTACTCCAACGAGTCGGGCGCGGCCAATGAGTCGTTCTCCGACATCTTCGGCACCGCGATCGAGTACTACGTCGGCAGCGTCGGCGGTCGCAGCCCCGACTACCTGATCGGCGAGGACGTGTACACGCCTGGCACGTCGGGCGACGCGCTGCGCAACATGGAGAATCCGGCAGCCGAGGGCGATCCCGACCACTACTCCAAGCGCTACACCGGAACCGGCGACAACGGCGGTGTGCATATCAACAGCGGCATTCAGAACCAGGCGTTCTACCTGCTGGCGCAGGGCGGCACCAACCGCACGTCGGGCATCGCCGTTACCGGCATCGGTCGGGCGGCGGCGGAGAAGATCTTCTACCGCGCGCTGACCGTCAAGCTCTTCCCCAGCGCCACCTTCCGCGATGTGCGCGCTAAGACGCTGGAGTCTGCTGCTGAGCTGTACGGCGCGAGCAGCACCCAGTACAACGCCACCGCGCGGGCCTGGACGGCGGTCGGCGTCAACTAA
- a CDS encoding CPCC family cysteine-rich protein — translation MKTSDACPYCGYRTFRVPSPGTDLVCPVCVWEDLPVHEHQPHVYAVAIRRAQSSFLAIGACDPRYRPSVRAPEPHEQRSSGWQPIEQQIELQDVR, via the coding sequence ATGAAAACGAGCGATGCCTGCCCATACTGCGGCTACCGAACCTTTCGCGTGCCATCGCCCGGTACAGACCTCGTCTGTCCCGTCTGTGTCTGGGAAGATCTTCCCGTTCATGAGCACCAGCCGCACGTCTATGCGGTCGCGATTCGTCGCGCTCAGAGCAGCTTCCTCGCGATCGGCGCGTGCGATCCGCGCTACCGCCCGTCGGTGCGAGCGCCTGAGCCGCACGAGCAGCGATCGTCGGGCTGGCAGCCGATCGAGCAGCAGATCGAGTTGCAAGACGTACGTTGA
- the bcp gene encoding thioredoxin-dependent thiol peroxidase, whose product MLNVGDPAPDFTLKSDAGEDVTLSSFRGRPVILYWYPKDDTPGCTVEACSFRDAYGEFQRAGAAVLGVSADDTRSHQKFKTKYSLPFTLLSDSDHQVAEQYGVWGLKKFMGREFEGVSRVTYLIDADGTIKQIWPKVKPEGHADEILAALRAE is encoded by the coding sequence ATGCTCAATGTTGGCGATCCCGCGCCCGATTTTACGCTCAAGAGCGATGCAGGCGAGGATGTCACCCTTAGCTCGTTTCGGGGCCGGCCCGTGATTCTCTACTGGTACCCTAAGGATGATACGCCCGGCTGCACCGTCGAGGCGTGCTCGTTCCGCGATGCCTACGGCGAGTTTCAGCGGGCGGGCGCGGCGGTGCTCGGCGTCAGCGCCGACGATACCAGGAGCCATCAGAAGTTCAAGACCAAGTACAGCCTGCCGTTTACGCTGCTCTCCGACTCCGATCATCAGGTGGCCGAGCAGTATGGTGTTTGGGGCTTGAAAAAATTTATGGGTCGTGAGTTTGAGGGCGTGAGCCGCGTCACCTACCTGATCGACGCCGACGGCACGATCAAGCAGATCTGGCCCAAGGTCAAGCCCGAAGGCCACGCCGACGAGATTCTCGCCGCGCTGCGCGCCGAGTAA
- a CDS encoding polymer-forming cytoskeletal protein, with the protein MFSRRDASTPDRTTTDDVQRTAAPSAQSIPAPQPAVSQIPTPQSTTISNPEESLVAREDTFEGQLRTTRGVRVLGTVRGGIESSQYVHIEENAHVEADITAEEVVIAGEYSGKLTCRQRVEIRSTGRVTGHLDTQKLLLHEGGYFDGELHMQKPADIAGAAPARTETEDNRPRRTRYVDLSSDTTAPREVGASDSTT; encoded by the coding sequence ATGTTTTCTCGCCGTGATGCGAGCACGCCTGATCGTACCACTACGGACGATGTGCAACGCACCGCCGCGCCCTCTGCGCAGTCGATCCCCGCGCCGCAACCGGCAGTTTCCCAGATACCAACACCACAGTCGACGACGATCAGCAATCCAGAGGAAAGCCTGGTTGCGCGCGAAGATACCTTTGAGGGTCAGCTTCGCACGACGCGCGGTGTTCGGGTACTGGGAACCGTCCGAGGCGGGATCGAGTCGTCACAGTATGTGCATATCGAGGAGAACGCGCACGTCGAAGCCGACATCACCGCCGAAGAAGTCGTGATCGCGGGGGAGTACAGCGGAAAGCTAACCTGCCGCCAGCGGGTCGAGATTCGCTCGACCGGGCGCGTCACGGGCCACCTCGACACGCAAAAGCTGCTGCTCCACGAGGGCGGCTACTTCGACGGCGAGCTGCATATGCAGAAGCCAGCCGACATTGCAGGGGCAGCACCGGCGCGCACCGAAACCGAAGACAATCGCCCGCGCCGCACGCGCTACGTCGACCTCTCATCCGATACCACGGCCCCTCGCGAGGTGGGCGCCTCGGATTCCACTACTTAA
- a CDS encoding S8 family peptidase, translating to MANGKNSRRRKPRQTGSPAPEQSAAPPTEDRIPIPPAQPEEHPAAAERAEAATAPRRQRQRARRDESQKEFQPKVLDRTVIAIPLLKLFEAEPQRRRKTRATEPEVYAVIIDLNLDFPGTRLEARRQALDLVQQALAEDRASTPGQGIDEPKSEYSQQYLFGRFTAATIKRLVQLDRAQPHRAIYRIWPDFKVKALINKSVSTVKADAARVSFSAMGEDIVWAVLDSGIDATHPHFQRHKNLEADPPLQHRDFTVSTLEDGRPCEDAFGHGTHVAGIIAGELRADEDGPIQAVMRQRDEDGEVRFRPIDELSAMSGMAPRCKLLSLKVLDERGDGDASSLIAALSYIQEINGYGQRLRIHGVNMSVGYSFDPEWFACGQSPLCVEVDRLVRSGVVVVVAAGNSGYGWAQSEPRGPVNAGLDLTINDPGNAELAISVGSTHRYAPHVYGISYFSSKGPTGDGRLKPDVVAPGEKILSCATGKPRAEIEEEIGRPCDYREDSGTSMAAPHVSGVIAAFLSVRQEFIGQPERIKQIFLSTATDLRRDRYFQGHGLIDLMRAIQSV from the coding sequence ATGGCGAACGGTAAGAACTCGCGACGACGCAAACCCCGGCAGACCGGCAGCCCAGCGCCGGAGCAGAGCGCTGCGCCACCGACGGAGGATCGAATACCCATACCGCCAGCCCAGCCGGAGGAGCATCCCGCCGCCGCCGAGCGAGCGGAAGCGGCGACGGCTCCAAGACGGCAGCGCCAGCGTGCCCGCCGCGACGAGAGCCAGAAGGAGTTCCAGCCCAAGGTGCTGGACCGCACGGTGATTGCGATCCCGCTGCTGAAGCTCTTTGAGGCCGAGCCGCAACGCCGCCGCAAGACCAGAGCCACGGAGCCGGAAGTCTACGCGGTGATCATCGATCTGAACCTCGACTTTCCGGGCACGCGCCTTGAGGCGCGCAGGCAGGCGCTCGATCTGGTGCAGCAGGCGCTCGCCGAGGATCGCGCCAGCACGCCGGGCCAGGGTATCGACGAGCCCAAAAGCGAGTACAGCCAGCAGTATCTCTTCGGCAGATTCACGGCGGCGACGATCAAGCGGCTCGTGCAGCTCGACCGGGCGCAGCCCCACCGCGCGATCTACCGCATCTGGCCCGACTTTAAGGTCAAAGCGCTGATCAACAAATCGGTCAGCACCGTCAAGGCCGACGCCGCCCGCGTCTCGTTCTCGGCTATGGGCGAGGACATCGTGTGGGCTGTGCTGGACTCCGGCATCGACGCGACGCATCCGCACTTTCAGCGGCACAAAAACCTGGAGGCCGACCCGCCGCTGCAACATCGTGATTTCACGGTCAGCACGCTTGAGGACGGCAGGCCTTGCGAAGACGCCTTCGGCCACGGCACGCATGTCGCTGGCATCATCGCCGGGGAGCTGAGAGCCGATGAGGATGGGCCGATCCAGGCCGTGATGCGCCAGCGCGACGAGGACGGCGAAGTCCGTTTCAGGCCGATCGACGAGCTGAGCGCGATGTCGGGGATGGCTCCCAGGTGTAAGCTGCTGAGCCTCAAGGTGCTGGACGAGCGCGGCGACGGCGATGCCAGCAGCCTGATCGCGGCGCTCTCCTACATTCAGGAGATCAACGGCTACGGACAGCGGCTACGAATCCACGGCGTTAACATGAGCGTCGGCTACTCGTTCGATCCCGAATGGTTCGCCTGCGGTCAAAGCCCGCTCTGCGTGGAGGTCGACCGGCTGGTGCGCTCAGGGGTGGTCGTGGTCGTCGCGGCTGGCAACAGCGGCTACGGCTGGGCACAGTCCGAGCCGCGCGGCCCGGTCAACGCGGGGCTGGATCTGACGATCAACGATCCCGGCAACGCCGAGCTAGCGATCTCCGTCGGCTCGACGCACCGCTACGCGCCGCATGTCTACGGCATCTCGTACTTCTCGTCGAAAGGCCCGACCGGCGACGGTCGGCTCAAGCCCGACGTGGTCGCGCCCGGCGAGAAAATCCTCTCCTGCGCCACGGGCAAGCCCCGCGCCGAGATCGAGGAGGAGATCGGCAGGCCGTGCGATTACCGCGAGGACAGCGGCACCAGCATGGCCGCGCCGCATGTGTCGGGCGTGATCGCGGCGTTTCTCTCGGTGCGGCAGGAGTTCATCGGTCAGCCGGAGCGGATCAAGCAGATCTTTCTCTCGACGGCGACCGACCTCAGACGTGACCGCTACTTTCAGGGCCACGGCCTGATCGATCTGATGCGAGCGATACAATCCGTCTAG
- a CDS encoding response regulator transcription factor: MAIAAKPAPRARQGTILVVEDELRSQHLLRSSLEALGYQVVTLDQAAGVIDAVEAHTPDLIVLGINVPDHRGFEVCQRIRAQSSVPVIIVSAFGQPADKARGLELGADDYIAKPYDTIELSARIKAVLRRVQGRPMSQSALFSSGPLTIDYDQRLVTLNGQEVQLSRTEYRLLEQLALNAGRTLVADALLSKVWGPEYIGDYASLHLYVSRLRRKLGEDGHASRLIVTRPGIGYMMPNDYASSAALKERTR; encoded by the coding sequence ATGGCTATCGCAGCGAAACCGGCTCCACGGGCCAGGCAAGGTACGATCCTTGTCGTGGAAGACGAATTAAGATCGCAGCACTTGCTACGCAGCAGCCTTGAGGCCCTGGGCTACCAGGTGGTTACGCTGGACCAGGCCGCTGGTGTGATCGATGCTGTCGAGGCGCACACGCCCGATCTGATCGTCCTCGGCATCAACGTGCCGGACCACCGCGGCTTCGAGGTCTGTCAGCGCATCCGGGCGCAATCATCGGTGCCCGTGATCATCGTCAGCGCCTTCGGCCAGCCAGCCGATAAGGCGCGGGGGCTGGAGCTTGGCGCGGATGATTATATCGCCAAGCCCTACGATACGATTGAGCTTTCTGCGCGGATTAAGGCGGTGTTGCGCCGCGTCCAGGGCCGCCCTATGTCCCAGTCGGCGCTGTTCAGCAGCGGCCCGCTGACCATCGACTATGACCAGCGGCTTGTCACCTTGAACGGCCAGGAGGTGCAGTTGTCGCGCACCGAGTATCGTCTGCTAGAGCAGCTGGCCTTGAACGCAGGACGGACGCTGGTTGCCGATGCGCTGCTGTCTAAGGTCTGGGGGCCGGAGTATATCGGCGATTATGCCTCGCTCCATCTGTATGTCAGCCGTCTGCGCCGCAAGCTGGGCGAGGATGGGCACGCCTCGCGGCTGATCGTCACCAGGCCCGGTATCGGCTATATGATGCCGAATGATTATGCCAGCAGCGCTGCGCTCAAAGAGCGAACCCGCTGA